A portion of the Adhaeribacter radiodurans genome contains these proteins:
- a CDS encoding glycoside hydrolase — MPLIITIDTKKQAQTIDNFGAAGCWYAEGIGKFWPTQKKEKIAELLFSQEQDAQGNPKGIGLSAWRFNIGGGTAEQGDNSGIKDVNRRVESFLKPDGTYDWSKQAGYTWFVKKAKNYGVDKLIAFSNTPPVQMTKNGLGFKTEKDFRTNLKPDQTEAYTNFLTEVLQHYEKQNLRFDYISPVNEPQWDWTGKMGEAKQEGSPWRNDEIAQVVKSLDKALENKKLTTQIILPEAAKLTFLYGDTTHSSRQVQQFFGKKSPNNLSNLKHLPKLVVGHSYFTENGDQETVTIRQQLADTVRQYGVQFWQSEYSMLADGFREGTKARRSTMDCGLFLAKLIHQDLTVANAAAWQFWNAFEPGKPDFDTRYYLIALQPNANYTDGEFYQTKNLWALGHYSLFIRPGMNRLQINRNDNLSPLEAAQKVMVSSFADKSGKVVVVAINYEAEARSLQLNLKGYSSGATYKRYVTTAASGDNLKLYPAGKIGKAVSMPPRSITTFVINK; from the coding sequence ATGCCTTTAATCATCACCATCGACACCAAAAAACAAGCGCAAACGATAGATAATTTTGGTGCGGCGGGTTGCTGGTATGCGGAAGGAATTGGAAAATTCTGGCCAACCCAGAAAAAAGAAAAAATAGCCGAATTACTTTTTAGTCAGGAACAAGATGCGCAAGGAAATCCGAAGGGTATTGGTTTGTCGGCGTGGCGGTTTAATATTGGCGGTGGAACTGCCGAGCAAGGCGATAATAGCGGTATTAAAGATGTGAACCGGCGGGTTGAAAGTTTTCTAAAGCCAGATGGTACCTATGATTGGAGCAAACAAGCGGGTTATACCTGGTTCGTGAAAAAAGCGAAAAACTATGGAGTCGACAAGTTAATTGCTTTCTCCAACACGCCCCCGGTACAAATGACAAAAAACGGTTTAGGCTTTAAAACTGAAAAAGATTTCCGCACCAACTTAAAACCCGATCAAACCGAGGCTTATACTAATTTTTTAACGGAAGTACTGCAACATTACGAAAAGCAAAATTTACGGTTTGATTACATTAGTCCGGTAAATGAGCCGCAATGGGATTGGACCGGAAAAATGGGCGAAGCCAAGCAGGAGGGAAGCCCTTGGCGAAACGACGAGATTGCGCAAGTAGTAAAAAGTTTAGATAAGGCCTTGGAAAATAAAAAACTAACAACCCAAATAATCTTACCCGAAGCCGCTAAACTTACTTTTTTGTACGGCGATACTACACATTCCTCACGCCAGGTACAGCAATTTTTTGGAAAAAAGAGTCCAAACAATTTAAGTAACCTAAAGCACTTGCCTAAATTAGTAGTTGGCCATAGTTACTTCACCGAAAATGGCGATCAGGAAACCGTAACTATCCGGCAGCAATTAGCTGATACGGTGCGGCAGTACGGTGTGCAGTTTTGGCAGTCGGAGTATTCGATGCTGGCTGATGGTTTCCGGGAAGGAACAAAAGCCCGTAGAAGTACAATGGATTGCGGGTTGTTTCTGGCTAAATTAATTCATCAGGATTTAACGGTAGCCAATGCGGCAGCCTGGCAGTTCTGGAATGCTTTTGAACCAGGTAAACCCGATTTTGACACGCGTTATTATTTAATTGCTTTACAGCCCAATGCGAATTATACGGATGGGGAATTTTATCAAACTAAAAATTTGTGGGCCTTAGGGCATTATAGTTTATTTATCCGGCCAGGTATGAACCGCTTACAAATTAACCGTAACGATAATTTATCCCCATTAGAAGCAGCCCAGAAAGTGATGGTATCTTCCTTTGCCGATAAGTCCGGCAAAGTGGTAGTAGTTGCTATTAACTACGAAGCAGAAGCACGGAGTCTACAATTAAATTTGAAAGGTTATTCTTCAGGAGCTACGTATAAACGCTATGTAACTACAGCCGCTTCCGGAGATAACTTAAAACTTTACCCCGCTGGTAAAATAGGAAAAGCAGTTTCAATGCCGCCCCGTTCTATTACCACTTTTGTTATTAACAAGTAG
- the gldA gene encoding gliding motility-associated ABC transporter ATP-binding subunit GldA, which translates to MSVEVKNLTKLFGAQRAVDNISFRVNPGQVLGFLGPNGAGKSTTMKIATGYLPPSAGTITINGYDVQETPLEVRRHVGYLPEHNPLYLDMYVSEYLVFIGQLYGLKGNELNKRVQQMIALCGLMAERHKKIGSLSKGYRQRVGLAQALLHDPQVLILDEPTTGLDPNQITEIRTLIKQVGQEKTVLFSTHIMQEVSAICDRVVIINKGKIVADSDVSSLTKINREEVITVVDFESPIEVSLLHQIPGILEVEQAANYTYRLKAKKNIDIRSAVFALAAEHKWSLIGLRQEEQSLEKIFQSLTK; encoded by the coding sequence ATGTCGGTTGAAGTAAAGAATTTAACTAAGTTGTTTGGTGCTCAACGGGCAGTAGATAATATTTCATTTCGGGTAAATCCGGGACAGGTATTAGGTTTTTTAGGGCCAAACGGGGCGGGTAAATCTACGACCATGAAAATTGCCACGGGATATTTGCCTCCGAGTGCGGGTACTATTACTATAAACGGTTACGATGTACAGGAAACACCTTTAGAAGTTCGCCGACACGTGGGCTATTTACCCGAACATAATCCATTGTACTTGGATATGTATGTTTCGGAATACCTGGTTTTTATAGGGCAACTCTACGGATTAAAGGGAAATGAATTAAACAAACGAGTACAACAAATGATTGCCCTTTGTGGCCTAATGGCCGAGCGGCATAAAAAGATTGGCTCTTTATCAAAAGGGTACCGGCAACGTGTTGGTTTGGCTCAGGCGCTTTTACATGATCCTCAAGTATTAATTTTAGATGAACCTACTACTGGCTTGGACCCCAATCAAATAACGGAAATAAGAACCCTCATTAAACAAGTTGGTCAGGAGAAAACGGTTTTATTTTCCACGCATATTATGCAGGAAGTTTCGGCCATTTGCGACCGGGTGGTTATTATAAATAAAGGCAAAATTGTAGCCGATAGCGACGTCTCCAGCTTAACTAAAATCAATCGGGAGGAAGTAATAACAGTTGTTGATTTTGAGAGCCCTATAGAAGTAAGTTTATTGCACCAAATTCCGGGCATTCTGGAAGTGGAGCAAGCTGCTAATTATACGTACCGTTTAAAGGCAAAAAAAAATATTGATATCCGGTCAGCCGTTTTTGCTTTGGCCGCCGAACATAAATGGAGCTTAATTGGCCTCCGCCAGGAAGAACAATCTCTCGAAAAAATATTTCAATCGTTAACTAAATGA
- the dnaN gene encoding DNA polymerase III subunit beta, with amino-acid sequence MKFIVSSSALLKQLQSINGVVANNPVVPILENFLFEIHDGTLTITASDLETSMITELHVEAKENGRIAAPARILLETLKNLPDQPVTFTLDEETYTIELSSANGRYKLSGENATDFPKVPAVKSQNSIEVPSNVLARAINKTIFAVSTDELRPAMTGIFVQLTDSNITFVATDGHRLLRYRRNDVASGDSASIIIPRKAFTLLKNTLPAEPTSVRVDFNNSNASFSFENIRLVCRLIDERYPDYENVIPMKNPNKLNIDRYDLLSSVKRISIYSNKTTHQVRLKLAGSELQISAEDLDFSNEANERLSCQYEGEDMEIGFNAKFLLEMLNNIDSDEVNLELSTPNRAGLLMPTNNDDNENILMLVMPVMLNNYV; translated from the coding sequence ATGAAATTTATTGTATCGTCTTCCGCTTTATTAAAACAGCTACAAAGCATAAACGGGGTAGTAGCGAATAACCCGGTGGTTCCAATTCTGGAAAATTTTCTCTTCGAGATTCATGATGGTACGTTAACAATTACCGCTTCTGATTTAGAAACTTCCATGATTACGGAGTTGCACGTAGAAGCCAAAGAAAATGGCCGGATTGCGGCTCCCGCCCGGATTTTACTCGAAACTCTTAAAAATTTACCGGACCAGCCCGTTACGTTTACCCTCGACGAAGAAACTTATACCATTGAGTTAAGTTCGGCCAACGGACGATACAAGCTTTCCGGTGAAAATGCCACGGATTTCCCGAAAGTGCCGGCAGTTAAAAGTCAGAACTCCATCGAAGTGCCGTCTAATGTATTAGCCCGGGCTATTAACAAAACCATTTTTGCCGTAAGCACCGATGAGCTACGACCAGCCATGACGGGTATTTTTGTGCAGCTTACCGATAGCAATATTACGTTTGTGGCCACCGATGGGCACCGTTTGTTGCGGTACCGGCGCAACGATGTTGCTTCCGGCGATTCTGCTTCTATTATTATTCCCCGCAAGGCATTTACCTTACTTAAAAATACTTTACCCGCCGAACCTACCTCGGTGCGGGTAGATTTTAATAACTCAAATGCTTCCTTCAGCTTTGAAAATATTCGGTTGGTTTGCCGCTTAATCGATGAACGGTATCCGGATTACGAAAACGTAATTCCGATGAAAAACCCGAACAAGCTAAATATCGACCGCTACGATTTACTCAGTTCCGTAAAAAGGATATCTATTTACTCAAATAAAACAACGCACCAGGTACGCTTAAAACTAGCTGGTAGTGAGCTGCAAATATCCGCGGAGGATCTGGATTTCTCGAACGAAGCCAACGAACGCTTAAGCTGCCAGTACGAAGGAGAGGACATGGAAATAGGCTTTAATGCTAAGTTCTTACTCGAAATGCTGAATAATATTGATTCGGATGAAGTAAATTTAGAATTATCTACTCCTAACCGGGCCGGTTTACTAATGCCTACTAATAACGATGATAACGAAAATATCTTAATGTTGGTAATGCCGGTAATGCTGAATAACTACGTTTAA
- a CDS encoding MlaE family ABC transporter permease codes for MRTFGNFLLFIGGLFSRGEAFRILFNRTIDEAILIGINSIFIVAIVSTFIGAVTCVQVAYNLTNALIPRSTIGFMVREMTILELAPTITSIVLAGKVGSNIAGGLGTMKITDQVDALEVMGINASSYLVLPKIIASLIMFPLLVIVAMTLSIGGGYVAGTATGALTATEYIEGIRDAFVPYNIVFSLIKSVVFAFLISSISSYEGFYTKGGALEVGASSTNAVTKSIIAVLIADFVLAKLLL; via the coding sequence ATGAGAACCTTTGGTAATTTTTTACTTTTTATAGGCGGTCTGTTTTCCCGCGGCGAAGCTTTCCGGATTTTGTTCAATCGCACCATCGATGAAGCTATTCTAATCGGCATCAATTCAATTTTTATTGTAGCCATTGTTTCTACCTTTATTGGGGCGGTAACTTGCGTGCAGGTAGCGTATAACTTAACCAATGCTCTTATTCCACGATCTACCATAGGCTTTATGGTGCGCGAAATGACTATTCTGGAGTTAGCACCCACCATTACGTCCATTGTTTTAGCGGGTAAAGTTGGTTCCAATATTGCCGGTGGTTTAGGTACCATGAAAATTACTGATCAGGTAGATGCGCTCGAAGTAATGGGTATAAATGCGTCCTCTTACCTGGTGTTGCCCAAGATTATTGCTTCCCTGATTATGTTTCCTTTGCTGGTAATTGTTGCTATGACGCTTTCTATCGGAGGTGGATACGTAGCGGGTACAGCTACGGGTGCTTTAACGGCTACTGAATACATTGAAGGTATTCGGGATGCGTTTGTACCGTATAACATTGTATTTTCTTTAATTAAGTCAGTTGTATTTGCCTTTTTAATTTCTTCCATTTCGTCTTACGAAGGGTTTTATACGAAAGGGGGCGCTTTGGAAGTTGGAGCTTCCAGTACTAATGCTGTAACCAAAAGTATCATTGCCGTATTAATTGCCGATTTCGTGCTGGCTAAACTGTTGCTTTAA
- the hemL gene encoding glutamate-1-semialdehyde 2,1-aminomutase has product MIQKSQNLFQRAQQVIPGGVNSPVRAFRAVGGNPIFMASAKGPYLYDEDGNQYLDFINSWGPMILGHACEIVEKAVQDALGKSFSFGAPTRREVEMAELIIQMVPSVEKVRMVNSGTEATMSAIRVARGYTGKDKIIKFEGCYHGHGDSFLISAGSGAITLGVPDSPGVTKGVAQDTLTVPFNNLEAVKSIVEANSGQIAAIILEPVVGNMGLVPPVKGFLQGLRDLCTRENIVLIFDEVMTGFRLAKGGAQELYNVLPDMTTLGKIIGGGMPVGAYGGRKEIMDCVAPAGPVYQAGTLSGNPIAMAAGYAMLTYLNEHPEVYAYLDNISSKLVEGMRSNLSQLKLDYTINQVGSMFSIFFTPEPVIDFESAKRSDLPLFGQYFNSMLRQGVYLAPSQYESLFVSIALTDKLADEYIAANLAALQEIHSIA; this is encoded by the coding sequence ATGATTCAGAAAAGTCAAAATTTATTTCAACGTGCTCAGCAAGTAATTCCGGGTGGGGTTAATTCTCCGGTTCGGGCTTTTCGGGCTGTGGGCGGTAATCCAATATTTATGGCTTCGGCTAAGGGGCCTTACCTCTACGACGAAGACGGTAATCAATACCTCGATTTTATTAATTCCTGGGGTCCAATGATTCTGGGACATGCCTGCGAAATAGTAGAAAAAGCTGTACAAGATGCTTTAGGCAAATCTTTTTCTTTTGGTGCTCCTACCCGGCGCGAAGTAGAAATGGCAGAACTAATTATTCAGATGGTTCCTTCGGTGGAGAAAGTGCGTATGGTAAATTCCGGCACTGAGGCTACTATGTCGGCTATTCGGGTTGCCCGCGGCTACACCGGTAAAGATAAGATTATTAAGTTTGAAGGCTGTTACCACGGACACGGTGATTCTTTTCTTATTTCGGCGGGTAGCGGCGCTATTACTTTAGGAGTACCTGATAGTCCAGGCGTTACTAAAGGAGTGGCGCAGGATACTTTAACGGTACCTTTTAATAATTTGGAAGCCGTAAAATCCATTGTAGAGGCAAACTCAGGCCAAATAGCAGCCATTATTCTAGAACCGGTGGTGGGCAATATGGGATTAGTGCCACCCGTAAAAGGTTTTCTGCAGGGATTACGCGATTTATGCACCCGAGAAAATATTGTTTTAATTTTTGATGAAGTAATGACCGGATTCCGGTTAGCCAAAGGCGGTGCTCAGGAACTCTACAATGTACTACCGGATATGACTACTTTAGGTAAAATTATTGGTGGTGGTATGCCAGTGGGTGCTTACGGTGGCCGGAAAGAAATTATGGATTGCGTGGCTCCGGCCGGGCCAGTTTACCAGGCAGGAACCTTATCCGGTAATCCAATTGCAATGGCGGCCGGTTATGCCATGTTAACTTATTTAAACGAACATCCCGAAGTTTACGCTTATTTAGATAATATCTCGAGCAAATTGGTAGAAGGTATGCGATCTAATTTATCGCAATTAAAATTAGATTATACTATTAACCAGGTGGGCTCTATGTTTAGTATATTTTTTACACCTGAGCCGGTTATTGATTTTGAATCTGCCAAACGTTCTGACTTACCTTTATTTGGTCAGTATTTTAACAGTATGCTGCGGCAAGGTGTTTACTTAGCACCTTCGCAATACGAATCCTTGTTTGTGTCGATTGCCTTAACCGATAAACTGGCCGATGAATACATTGCCGCTAATTTAGCCGCCCTACAGGAAATACATTCGATAGCTTAG
- the gldC gene encoding gliding motility protein GldC: MKKSEIYFSIALDDQHVPEAISWRATDAGDTIHFAKAINIALWDRNESGTMKIDLWTKDMPVDEMKYFYIDTIGAMAESLQRATNDNTMAQKMKSLCEELMKHVEEDQKKQPNA, encoded by the coding sequence ATGAAAAAATCAGAAATATATTTTAGTATTGCCCTTGATGATCAACACGTACCGGAAGCTATTTCGTGGCGCGCCACCGATGCCGGCGACACTATTCATTTTGCCAAGGCTATAAATATTGCCCTTTGGGATCGCAACGAATCGGGTACCATGAAAATTGATCTTTGGACAAAAGATATGCCCGTAGACGAAATGAAGTATTTTTACATTGATACCATAGGAGCCATGGCCGAAAGCCTGCAGCGTGCTACGAACGATAATACTATGGCCCAAAAAATGAAGAGTTTGTGCGAAGAGTTAATGAAACACGTAGAGGAAGATCAAAAAAAACAACCTAACGCTTAA
- the gldF gene encoding gliding motility-associated ABC transporter permease subunit GldF — MFAVLRKEINSFLNSMIAYIVIGVFLLATGLFMWVFPDSSVLDYGYADMYTLFNIAPWMFLFLIPAITMRTFAEEKKSGTIELLLTKPITDFDLILGKFLACLSLAVLALLPTLIYYYSVYTLGNPVGNIDSAAVAGSYLGMFFLAGIFTAIGVFASALTENQIVAFIVAVFFCFLVYAGFDSLATIDVWGTTSYLISQLGVSFHYNTLSKGLIDSRDVLYFVSVAALFLLATKLIMESWKW; from the coding sequence ATGTTCGCAGTTCTGCGTAAAGAAATAAATTCCTTTTTAAATTCTATGATTGCCTACATTGTCATTGGGGTTTTCCTGCTGGCAACGGGCTTGTTTATGTGGGTTTTTCCGGATAGTAGCGTTTTAGATTATGGCTACGCCGATATGTATACGCTTTTTAATATTGCGCCCTGGATGTTTTTGTTTTTAATTCCAGCTATTACCATGCGTACTTTCGCCGAAGAAAAGAAATCAGGAACCATTGAGTTGTTACTTACCAAACCCATTACCGACTTTGATTTAATCCTAGGTAAATTCCTGGCTTGTCTGAGTCTGGCCGTTTTGGCTTTGTTGCCGACTTTGATTTATTACTACTCCGTGTACACGTTGGGCAATCCGGTAGGCAATATTGATTCGGCAGCCGTAGCGGGTTCGTACCTGGGAATGTTTTTTTTAGCGGGCATTTTTACAGCCATCGGAGTTTTTGCTTCGGCCTTAACCGAGAATCAAATTGTTGCTTTTATAGTGGCCGTATTTTTCTGTTTTTTAGTTTATGCTGGTTTTGATTCGTTAGCCACTATTGATGTTTGGGGCACCACTTCGTATCTCATCAGCCAATTAGGTGTCTCTTTCCATTACAATACGCTCAGCAAAGGCCTGATTGATTCCCGGGATGTTCTCTATTTTGTGAGCGTAGCTGCCTTATTTTTGCTGGCTACTAAATTAATTATGGAGAGCTGGAAATGGTAA
- the dcd gene encoding dCTP deaminase, giving the protein MILTDKEILAEMVKGNILIQPYDRNCLGTNSYDVHLSKHLATYKDDIIDARKHNEIIHFEIPDTGFVLQPGTLYLGVTEEYTESHAHVPFLEGKSSVGRLGIDIHATAGKGDVGFCNTWTLEISVTQPVRVYAGMPIGQLIYFEVKGDIENFYNKKSNAKYTTRTEFPVESMMWKNKF; this is encoded by the coding sequence ATGATTTTAACCGACAAAGAAATATTAGCCGAAATGGTTAAAGGTAATATTCTCATTCAACCCTACGATCGTAACTGTTTGGGTACTAACTCCTACGATGTTCATTTAAGTAAACATTTAGCTACCTACAAAGACGATATTATAGATGCCCGGAAGCACAATGAAATTATTCATTTTGAAATTCCCGATACTGGTTTTGTTCTACAACCTGGTACTCTTTACTTAGGCGTTACCGAGGAATATACCGAATCGCACGCCCACGTGCCTTTTTTAGAAGGCAAATCGAGTGTAGGCCGTTTAGGCATTGATATTCACGCTACGGCTGGTAAAGGCGATGTAGGTTTTTGTAACACCTGGACTTTAGAAATTTCGGTAACGCAACCCGTACGCGTTTATGCGGGCATGCCAATTGGCCAGTTAATTTATTTTGAGGTAAAAGGCGATATCGAGAATTTCTATAATAAAAAATCGAATGCCAAATATACAACCCGCACTGAGTTTCCGGTGGAATCGATGATGTGGAAGAATAAATTTTAA
- a CDS encoding SDR family NAD(P)-dependent oxidoreductase translates to MQKYILVTGGTKGIGRAIIERFAAEGFHIITCSRRETELKKLKLDLQQKYTFSKVFYRAADLSDSLGLQNFLDYVHSLKVKIDVLVNNTGVFLPGKIHDEPDTVLRHMIETNLYSAYFVTKSFVGDMIKRRSGHIFNMCSTASITPYTNGGSYCISKYALYGMTKVLREELKEHNVKVTAVLPGATLTASWEGVDLPPTRFIRPDDVANAMYATYQLSDSAVVEELLIRPQLGDIES, encoded by the coding sequence ATGCAAAAATATATATTGGTTACCGGCGGAACCAAAGGTATTGGCCGGGCAATAATTGAACGATTTGCTGCCGAGGGCTTTCATATTATTACTTGTTCGCGACGGGAAACCGAATTAAAAAAGTTAAAATTAGATTTGCAGCAAAAATATACGTTTAGTAAAGTCTTTTATCGGGCCGCTGATCTTAGCGACTCCTTGGGACTACAAAACTTTCTGGATTACGTGCATTCTCTTAAAGTTAAAATAGATGTACTGGTAAATAATACCGGCGTATTTTTGCCGGGTAAAATTCACGATGAACCTGATACTGTATTGCGGCACATGATTGAAACTAACCTGTACAGTGCCTATTTTGTTACAAAATCCTTCGTTGGGGATATGATTAAGCGGCGCAGCGGGCATATTTTTAACATGTGCTCAACGGCCAGTATTACGCCTTATACCAATGGAGGTTCTTATTGTATTTCTAAATATGCTTTGTACGGCATGACCAAGGTTTTACGCGAAGAATTAAAAGAGCATAATGTAAAAGTAACGGCGGTTTTGCCAGGGGCTACTTTAACGGCCAGTTGGGAAGGCGTAGATTTGCCGCCTACTCGTTTTATCCGGCCCGATGATGTGGCGAATGCCATGTATGCTACTTACCAGTTATCTGATTCGGCAGTCGTAGAAGAATTGTTAATCCGGCCCCAATTGGGAGATATTGAATCTTAA
- the gldG gene encoding gliding motility-associated ABC transporter substrate-binding protein GldG, protein MVNEQNTTAKSRKSRDITQFLVLIGVIILLNFLSGFYFFRYDLTEDKRFTMAPATHQLLHNLPKPVHVDVYLEGEFPTGFKRLQAAVRETLEEFRIYGPNFSYSFIDPSAGTDLKKRNKLYTNLALKGIQPTNLFAMEGDKKVEKLVFPGAIVTAGGKEEPVMLLKGNQAATPDERLNQSIEGLEFELASAIRKLANTKRKRIGLVDGHGELSNLEAADFITSLQKYYDVYRVDINKVPSLETLSALIIARPVKPFSEVEKYKLDQFIMQGGKALFFLDAINADLDSIGPQGYFAFPYNLNLDDLLFKYGVRVNADLVQDINSGQIPVVTGQYGNQPQTQLMNWRYFPLLNTFSQHPLTRNLDAVYGKFVSTLDSVRVKGIKKTPLLFTSRYTKILVPPITISLNEARVNIKPALYNKGPQAVGYLLEGNFSSVFTNRPLPEGLPANTLPITTTGKPAKLIVFSDGDFIRNEVNPKNNQPYELGFDRFMRTRFANKDLVMNAVEYLLDESGLINVRSKQITLRPLDRIRIKEERQRWQLLNLVGPLIVLVLFGLGKYYLRRRKYAQV, encoded by the coding sequence ATGGTAAACGAGCAAAACACTACAGCTAAAAGCCGCAAAAGCCGGGATATAACCCAATTCCTTGTATTAATTGGAGTAATTATTTTACTTAATTTTTTATCGGGTTTTTACTTTTTTCGCTACGACTTAACCGAAGATAAACGCTTTACCATGGCGCCGGCTACGCACCAGTTGCTGCACAATTTACCGAAACCCGTGCACGTAGACGTTTATCTGGAAGGTGAGTTTCCGACTGGATTTAAACGCTTGCAAGCAGCCGTGCGCGAAACTTTAGAAGAGTTCCGGATTTATGGGCCTAATTTTTCTTATTCCTTTATTGACCCGAGTGCGGGTACGGATCTTAAAAAGCGAAATAAGCTGTATACCAATTTGGCTTTAAAGGGCATTCAGCCGACTAACTTATTTGCCATGGAAGGCGATAAAAAAGTAGAAAAGCTGGTTTTCCCGGGAGCAATAGTAACGGCTGGGGGCAAAGAAGAACCTGTTATGCTGTTAAAAGGTAATCAGGCCGCTACGCCGGATGAACGGTTAAATCAATCCATTGAAGGGCTGGAGTTTGAACTGGCCTCGGCCATTCGCAAGTTAGCCAATACTAAGCGCAAGCGCATTGGCCTGGTAGATGGCCACGGAGAATTATCTAATCTGGAAGCGGCAGATTTTATTACTTCGCTGCAAAAATATTACGACGTTTACCGCGTAGATATAAATAAAGTCCCCAGCCTCGAAACCTTAAGTGCTTTAATAATTGCCCGCCCGGTAAAACCTTTTAGTGAAGTTGAAAAATATAAACTCGATCAGTTCATAATGCAGGGTGGCAAAGCGCTTTTCTTTTTGGATGCTATTAACGCCGACTTAGATAGTATTGGACCGCAAGGATATTTTGCGTTTCCGTACAATCTTAATCTGGATGATTTATTATTTAAGTACGGGGTGCGGGTAAATGCTGATTTGGTGCAGGATATTAATTCGGGGCAAATTCCGGTGGTAACCGGGCAATATGGCAATCAGCCGCAAACTCAATTAATGAACTGGCGGTACTTTCCGTTACTTAATACTTTTAGCCAGCACCCGCTTACCCGAAATTTAGATGCCGTATACGGTAAATTTGTAAGTACGCTGGATAGTGTACGGGTAAAAGGAATCAAAAAGACGCCTTTGTTATTTACTTCGCGTTACACCAAAATTCTGGTGCCTCCTATTACCATTAGCTTAAACGAAGCCCGGGTTAATATAAAACCTGCTTTGTATAACAAAGGCCCGCAAGCCGTCGGGTACTTGCTCGAAGGAAATTTTTCTTCGGTTTTCACAAACCGACCTCTACCAGAAGGATTGCCCGCCAATACTCTGCCCATTACTACTACCGGCAAGCCGGCTAAGCTTATTGTTTTTTCCGATGGCGATTTCATCCGGAACGAAGTTAATCCGAAGAATAACCAGCCCTACGAATTAGGTTTCGACCGTTTTATGCGAACCCGTTTTGCCAACAAAGATTTGGTAATGAATGCAGTAGAATATTTGTTAGATGAATCTGGGTTAATAAATGTACGGTCAAAGCAAATTACCTTGCGCCCGCTCGACCGCATCCGGATAAAAGAAGAACGGCAACGTTGGCAACTTCTTAATCTTGTTGGCCCCTTGATAGTACTGGTTTTGTTTGGCTTGGGTAAATATTATCTCAGGCGGCGAAAATATGCCCAGGTTTAA
- a CDS encoding ABC transporter ATP-binding protein has translation MIEVHNIHKSFNGAKVLNGISGIFEAGKTNLLLGASGTGKSVLLQCIVGLIKPDIGSITYDGKVFTNNKLDLRQEIRRKIGMLFQGGALFDSMTVEENVEFPLRMQSNMSKEERRERVNFCLKRVGLENAGKKMPSEISGGMKKRVGIARAIAPNAKYLFCDEPNSGLDPLTSIKIDELIYEITKEYDITTVVVTHDMNSVMEIGDHIIYLYKGNKMWEGTKDDIMNTNIKELNEFIFASSLMRAAKKVDEELGDIQNI, from the coding sequence ATGATTGAAGTACATAATATTCATAAATCATTTAACGGGGCCAAAGTTCTAAATGGCATTTCCGGTATTTTTGAAGCAGGTAAAACCAATTTGTTACTAGGCGCCAGCGGTACCGGTAAAAGTGTGTTGCTGCAATGCATTGTAGGCTTAATTAAACCGGATATTGGCAGCATTACTTACGACGGCAAAGTATTTACCAACAACAAACTGGATTTACGTCAGGAAATACGCCGGAAAATTGGGATGCTCTTTCAAGGCGGGGCATTATTTGACTCCATGACGGTAGAGGAAAACGTAGAATTTCCGCTGCGCATGCAAAGCAATATGTCCAAAGAAGAACGCCGGGAACGGGTAAATTTTTGTTTAAAACGGGTTGGACTAGAAAATGCCGGCAAAAAAATGCCTTCTGAAATCAGTGGTGGGATGAAAAAACGGGTGGGTATTGCCCGCGCTATTGCCCCCAATGCCAAATACCTTTTTTGCGACGAACCTAATTCGGGTTTAGATCCGCTTACTTCCATAAAAATTGACGAACTCATTTACGAGATTACCAAAGAATACGATATTACCACCGTGGTAGTTACCCACGACATGAACTCGGTAATGGAAATTGGAGATCACATAATTTACTTATACAAAGGCAATAAAATGTGGGAAGGCACCAAAGATGATATTATGAACACCAACATTAAAGAACTCAACGAATTTATTTTTGCCAGCAGCTTAATGCGCGCCGCCAAAAAAGTAGACGAAGAGTTAGGTGATATTCAGAATATTTAA